A window of the Acidimicrobiales bacterium genome harbors these coding sequences:
- a CDS encoding FAD-dependent oxidoreductase translates to MNERVNEGSMASMASVAGRPYDVVVVGGGLAGLTAALTAAGDGASVAVLDAHGFGGRAKSAQRDGFTLNEGGHALYNGVGRAVLDRLGASITGHRPDPTTYEFMWDGAVAPLPIAPAALATSRLLSLRSKMKLTSILASLGRSLPDDSYSVDDWLDQRGARPDLVKYLTAVLRLGSYAADPGTQPAGIMFRQLQAGMAGVTYVDGGWQHIIGELRRLMGIAGIAVLEHQAVRSVERESAEWTVVTDEGSLRASTVVLAVGGPVQATNLVGDDTADWVERAGAAQRAACLDIAGARGSSTFLLSADEPLYCSMHAPGADLAPDGAHLYSVMRYLDSDADRSSERNRAELERHAAAAGLPTAEERVVDRFLAAPVVTWGRPIVGVERPSGLERSAEGLFAAGDWMTEHLLADASIMSGAASGHAAAAHAARRTGMLAR, encoded by the coding sequence ATGAACGAGCGAGTGAACGAAGGATCAATGGCATCGATGGCGTCGGTTGCCGGCCGACCGTACGACGTGGTGGTGGTCGGCGGCGGACTGGCCGGCCTCACCGCAGCGCTGACGGCGGCGGGCGACGGGGCGTCGGTGGCGGTACTGGACGCCCACGGCTTCGGCGGCCGAGCCAAGAGCGCTCAACGCGACGGCTTCACCCTCAACGAGGGCGGGCATGCCTTGTACAACGGCGTCGGCCGCGCCGTGCTCGATCGACTGGGTGCGTCGATCACCGGCCACCGACCAGACCCGACGACGTATGAGTTCATGTGGGATGGCGCGGTTGCGCCGTTGCCGATCGCGCCGGCCGCACTGGCGACGAGTCGACTGCTGAGTCTTCGATCGAAGATGAAGCTCACCTCGATCCTTGCGTCGCTGGGCCGCTCGCTGCCCGATGACTCGTACAGCGTCGATGACTGGCTCGACCAGCGGGGCGCCCGACCTGATCTCGTAAAATATCTGACAGCGGTCCTGCGGCTCGGGTCGTATGCGGCCGATCCCGGTACCCAACCAGCAGGCATCATGTTTCGCCAGCTTCAAGCAGGAATGGCGGGGGTGACCTATGTCGATGGCGGATGGCAGCACATCATCGGCGAACTGCGTCGACTGATGGGTATCGCCGGCATCGCCGTCCTCGAGCACCAGGCCGTTCGTTCGGTCGAACGGGAATCGGCGGAGTGGACGGTCGTCACTGACGAGGGGTCGCTCCGAGCATCGACCGTGGTGCTTGCCGTCGGCGGCCCGGTGCAGGCGACCAACCTCGTGGGTGATGACACCGCCGACTGGGTGGAGCGAGCAGGCGCAGCGCAGCGGGCGGCGTGTCTCGACATCGCAGGCGCAAGGGGATCGTCGACCTTCTTGCTGTCAGCTGACGAGCCGCTGTACTGCTCGATGCATGCACCTGGCGCCGACCTGGCGCCGGATGGCGCCCATCTGTACTCGGTGATGCGCTATCTCGACTCCGATGCCGACCGTTCGAGCGAGCGGAACCGCGCCGAGCTCGAACGCCATGCGGCAGCAGCTGGCCTCCCAACGGCCGAAGAACGTGTGGTGGATCGCTTTCTCGCCGCACCCGTGGTGACCTGGGGTCGGCCGATCGTCGGCGTCGAGCGGCCGTCCGGGCTGGAGCGGTCGGCCGAGGGGTTGTTCGCTGCCGGCGACTGGATGACCGAGCACCTGTTGGCTGACGCGTCGATCATGTCGGGAGCAGCGAGTGGGCATGCCGCCGCTGCCCACGCAGCTCGACGAACGGGCATGCTGGCTCGATGA
- a CDS encoding PadR family transcriptional regulator → MNEPAFGRRGESAGRGGRGRGGGGRGGGRKRGGPHRRGGVGRGDVRIAVLALLTEEPMHGYQIMSELAERSQGAWQPSPGSIYPLLQQLADEGLVTSDESDGRKVFTLTEAGIALADESADQPPVWERFAQSGAGVDLREAIAGIAVAARQVATTGTSDQVARAAEILVDARKRLYQLLAE, encoded by the coding sequence ATGAATGAGCCAGCGTTCGGACGCCGAGGAGAGAGCGCAGGCCGCGGCGGTCGCGGCCGGGGTGGCGGCGGTCGAGGAGGCGGTCGCAAGCGCGGCGGGCCCCATCGCCGGGGTGGCGTCGGGCGGGGCGACGTTCGTATCGCCGTCCTCGCCCTGCTCACCGAGGAGCCGATGCACGGCTACCAGATCATGAGCGAACTGGCCGAGCGCAGTCAGGGCGCCTGGCAGCCGAGCCCCGGCTCGATCTATCCGCTTCTCCAACAGTTGGCTGACGAAGGTCTGGTCACGAGCGACGAGTCCGACGGCCGGAAGGTCTTCACCCTCACCGAGGCCGGCATCGCCCTGGCTGACGAGAGCGCCGACCAGCCACCGGTGTGGGAGCGATTCGCCCAGTCCGGTGCTGGCGTCGATCTCCGCGAGGCCATCGCCGGCATCGCCGTTGCCGCCCGACAGGTGGCGACGACCGGGACGTCGGATCAGGTCGCCCGCGCCGCCGAGATCCTCGTCGACGCCAGGAAGCGGCTGTATCAGCTGCTGGCCGAGTAA
- a CDS encoding NAD(P)-binding domain-containing protein — MKIAIIGAGSVGTAVAYAAAIQGVADELVLYDLDGAKATAEVLDLQHGLQFVPSVQVQGGDDITACRDAEIVVITAGAKQRPGQSRLDLAGANAAMTRKLVPQLLGLTTSPVLLFVTNPVDVVTFVGQVAAAELGIDHRRVIGSGTVLDTSRLRHRLATNLSVAVSSVHASIVGEHGDSEIALWSTANVGGAPLPLAARELDELLHEIRNAAYRIIEGKGATNLAIGLSTARILAAIANDERAVLPISTRHTFDGVGDVCLSLPTVVGRAGAVDIVEVPMTDHERQGLTASAQAIRATIDAVS, encoded by the coding sequence ATGAAGATCGCCATCATCGGCGCCGGGAGCGTCGGCACCGCCGTTGCCTATGCGGCTGCCATCCAGGGGGTTGCCGACGAGCTCGTGCTCTACGACCTCGATGGAGCCAAGGCCACCGCCGAGGTCCTCGACCTCCAGCACGGGCTCCAGTTCGTCCCGTCCGTCCAGGTCCAAGGAGGCGACGACATCACCGCGTGCCGTGATGCCGAGATCGTCGTGATCACGGCCGGGGCGAAACAACGCCCGGGGCAGAGTCGGCTCGACCTGGCCGGAGCGAATGCAGCGATGACCCGCAAACTCGTCCCGCAGCTCCTCGGGCTGACCACGAGTCCAGTCCTGCTGTTCGTGACCAACCCAGTTGATGTGGTGACGTTCGTCGGGCAAGTGGCGGCGGCCGAACTCGGCATCGACCATCGCAGGGTCATCGGCTCGGGCACCGTGCTCGACACCTCCCGCCTCCGCCACCGGCTGGCGACGAACTTGTCGGTCGCCGTTTCGAGCGTGCACGCGTCCATCGTCGGTGAGCACGGCGACAGTGAGATTGCGCTCTGGTCGACGGCGAACGTCGGCGGTGCACCACTGCCGCTGGCGGCTCGGGAACTCGACGAGTTGCTGCACGAGATCCGCAATGCGGCGTATCGCATCATCGAGGGCAAGGGAGCGACGAATCTGGCGATCGGCCTGTCCACCGCTCGCATCCTGGCTGCCATCGCCAACGACGAGCGAGCCGTCCTTCCGATCTCCACTCGCCACACGTTCGACGGCGTCGGCGACGTCTGCCTGTCGCTTCCCACCGTCGTCGGTCGAGCGGGCGCGGTGGACATCGTCGAGGTGCCGATGACCGATCACGAGCGACAGGGCCTCACCGCCAGTGCGCAGGCCATCCGAGCCACCATCGACGCCGTCAGCTGA
- the ureA gene encoding urease subunit gamma, which yields MRLTPTERDRLLLFSAAELARSRRARGLRLNVPEATALIADTVCEAARDGQRLGDAAAAGASILTVDDVLPGVVDIVTEVKVEAVFDDGTRMVVVRNPFGPDADGLGDEAPGAVLTGPVTATEHAGRTTLAVVNTSDVPISITSHFHFFEVNQRMQFDRAAAYGMHLDIPAGAALRFDPHQTVDAPLVPIGGKRVAIGFAGLVDGPLDAPGAKEAAIARAAALGYLGA from the coding sequence ATGCGTCTGACACCGACCGAGCGTGATCGGCTGCTCCTCTTCTCAGCAGCGGAACTGGCCCGGTCGCGCCGCGCTCGCGGCCTGCGGCTCAACGTGCCAGAGGCTACGGCGCTGATCGCCGACACCGTGTGCGAAGCGGCTCGGGATGGGCAGCGCCTCGGCGACGCCGCAGCGGCGGGTGCATCGATCCTGACGGTCGATGACGTCCTCCCCGGGGTGGTCGACATCGTCACCGAGGTCAAGGTCGAGGCGGTCTTCGACGACGGCACCCGCATGGTCGTGGTCCGCAACCCTTTCGGTCCGGATGCGGACGGCCTCGGCGACGAGGCGCCCGGCGCCGTACTCACCGGTCCCGTCACCGCGACCGAGCACGCAGGACGTACGACACTCGCGGTCGTCAACACCTCCGATGTGCCCATTTCGATCACCTCGCACTTCCACTTCTTCGAGGTGAACCAACGGATGCAGTTCGACCGAGCGGCGGCCTACGGCATGCATCTCGACATCCCTGCGGGTGCCGCCCTGCGCTTCGATCCGCACCAGACCGTCGATGCACCGCTGGTCCCGATCGGCGGCAAGCGGGTCGCCATCGGCTTCGCCGGCCTGGTCGACGGACCGCTCGACGCCCCCGGCGCGAAGGAAGCCGCCATCGCTCGGGCCGCTGCGCTCGGCTACCTCGGCGCATGA
- a CDS encoding urease subunit alpha, translating to MTQHSHGHFSHHHDGGEAPHEHLDEADILPDDYAAIHGPTVGDRVRLGDTGLVIEIEYDAQRRGDEFLAGFGKTARDGLHLQAAAVRETCDVVISNVVLIDAMHRIGKVSIGIRDGRIASIGRAGNPDTLDAVDVVVGTGTTIVSGEGLIATAGAIDTHVHLLSPRIMEASLASGVTTIIGQEFGPVWGVGVNSPWALRHAFNSFDQWPVNIGFLGRGSSSHEAPLIEALVEGGACGFKVHEDMGAHARALDTALRVADEYDVQVALHTDGLNECLSVEDTLAVLAGRTIHAFHIEGCGGGHVPNVLKLAGVANVIGSSTNPTLPFGRDALDEHYEMIFASHGLNHHSHSDHEMASDRIRGGTMGAEGILHDMGVIGITSSDAQGMGRAGETVRRTFQLAAAMKVHLGMAAGDVATRHDNERVQRYIAKLTINPAIAHGLSHEIGSIEVGKLADIVLWRPDHFGAKPQMVLKAGFPAFGVTGDPNATTDSCEPLVLGPLFGGLGATPADLSVAFVSQAAAAADNDHLTTRRRRVGVRNTRNIGPADLVHNARLGTVEVDNATGMVSFDGERVYADPVESVSLSRLYFL from the coding sequence ATGACGCAGCACTCCCACGGCCACTTCAGCCACCATCACGACGGCGGCGAGGCACCACACGAACACCTCGACGAAGCCGACATCCTGCCCGACGACTACGCCGCCATCCACGGACCGACCGTCGGCGACCGAGTACGACTCGGCGACACCGGGCTCGTGATCGAGATCGAATACGACGCCCAACGGCGCGGCGACGAGTTCCTCGCCGGGTTCGGCAAGACCGCTCGAGACGGCCTCCACCTGCAAGCAGCCGCGGTGCGCGAGACGTGCGATGTCGTGATCTCCAACGTCGTGCTGATCGATGCCATGCACCGCATCGGCAAGGTGTCGATCGGGATCCGTGACGGCCGTATCGCCTCGATCGGGCGGGCCGGCAACCCCGACACGCTCGACGCCGTCGACGTCGTCGTCGGCACCGGAACGACGATCGTCTCGGGCGAGGGCCTCATCGCCACGGCCGGAGCGATCGACACGCACGTCCACCTGCTGTCGCCTCGCATCATGGAGGCATCGCTGGCGTCGGGGGTCACCACCATCATCGGACAGGAGTTCGGTCCGGTCTGGGGCGTCGGGGTGAACTCGCCGTGGGCACTGCGCCACGCGTTCAACTCGTTCGACCAGTGGCCCGTCAACATTGGATTCCTCGGCCGGGGCTCGTCGTCACATGAGGCGCCGTTGATCGAGGCGTTGGTCGAGGGTGGAGCGTGCGGGTTCAAGGTGCACGAGGACATGGGCGCCCACGCTCGTGCGCTCGACACCGCCCTCCGAGTCGCCGACGAATACGACGTCCAGGTCGCCCTGCACACCGATGGGCTCAACGAGTGTCTCTCGGTCGAGGACACCCTCGCCGTGCTGGCCGGACGCACGATCCACGCCTTCCACATCGAGGGTTGTGGCGGGGGCCATGTGCCCAACGTGTTGAAGCTCGCCGGCGTGGCCAACGTGATCGGCTCGTCGACCAACCCGACCCTGCCGTTCGGACGAGACGCGCTCGACGAGCATTACGAGATGATCTTCGCCTCCCACGGGCTGAACCATCACTCGCACAGTGATCACGAGATGGCGAGCGACCGCATCCGTGGCGGCACGATGGGAGCCGAGGGCATCCTCCACGACATGGGCGTGATCGGGATCACGTCGTCGGATGCCCAAGGCATGGGCCGGGCCGGTGAGACCGTGCGTCGCACGTTCCAACTCGCCGCCGCCATGAAGGTCCATCTCGGCATGGCGGCCGGCGATGTCGCCACCCGTCACGACAACGAGCGAGTCCAGCGCTATATCGCCAAGCTGACGATCAACCCCGCAATCGCGCACGGCCTGTCACACGAGATCGGATCGATCGAGGTCGGCAAGCTCGCCGACATTGTGCTCTGGCGACCCGACCACTTCGGCGCCAAGCCCCAGATGGTACTCAAGGCCGGTTTCCCCGCGTTCGGCGTGACCGGCGATCCCAACGCGACCACCGACTCCTGCGAGCCGCTCGTCCTCGGCCCGTTGTTCGGTGGCCTCGGTGCCACGCCGGCCGACCTGTCCGTTGCCTTCGTCAGCCAGGCCGCGGCCGCAGCCGACAATGATCATTTGACCACTCGCCGTCGCCGAGTCGGTGTGCGCAACACACGGAACATCGGACCGGCCGACCTCGTCCATAACGCCCGACTGGGCACGGTCGAGGTCGACAACGCCACCGGCATGGTCAGCTTCGACGGGGAACGCGTCTACGCCGACCCCGTCGAGTCCGTCTCGCTCAGCCGCCTCTACTTCCTCTGA
- a CDS encoding agmatine deiminase family protein gives MVTPRTAGFSMPPEWAPHERTWMEFPPVNHYFAPPDSTTSIEHFRDAWIAVTNAVARFEPVSLICNLGDGDTARELLDRDVADNVTIYEAPITDAWFRDSGPTFLTHPDGRLGATHWSFNSWGHPEIDSRDEAQVGAFAAGIAGAELFTTDMVNEGGGIHTDGEGTVLLTRTVQLDPLRNEGWLPERAATEVNAYIGAEKAIWVPRGLTVDYGDFGTRGHIDIVAAFVRPGVVVAHAQRDRNHPDYAVCAENLELLRRSTDARGRQLEVIEIPAPTRGRVDGSFNDWSYINHYVCNGAVILCSFDDPNDQQAAAILAEQYPGREIVLVDARSIFECGGGIHCITQQQPATR, from the coding sequence ATGGTCACCCCTCGCACTGCCGGCTTCTCGATGCCTCCCGAATGGGCACCACACGAGCGGACCTGGATGGAGTTCCCACCGGTCAATCACTACTTCGCCCCACCCGACAGTACGACGTCGATCGAGCACTTTCGTGACGCGTGGATCGCGGTCACGAACGCCGTCGCCCGATTCGAGCCGGTCTCGCTGATCTGCAATCTCGGCGATGGCGACACCGCACGCGAGCTCCTCGACCGCGATGTCGCCGACAACGTCACGATCTACGAGGCGCCGATCACCGACGCCTGGTTCCGCGACAGCGGTCCGACCTTCCTCACCCATCCCGACGGCCGGCTCGGTGCCACCCACTGGAGCTTCAACTCGTGGGGTCATCCCGAGATCGACTCACGCGACGAGGCACAGGTCGGCGCCTTCGCTGCGGGGATCGCCGGCGCCGAGCTGTTCACCACCGACATGGTCAACGAGGGCGGCGGCATCCACACCGACGGCGAGGGCACCGTCCTCCTCACTCGCACCGTCCAGCTCGACCCACTACGGAATGAGGGTTGGCTCCCCGAACGGGCCGCCACCGAGGTGAACGCCTACATCGGCGCCGAGAAGGCGATCTGGGTGCCGCGCGGACTCACGGTCGACTACGGCGACTTCGGCACCCGCGGCCACATCGACATCGTCGCGGCGTTCGTCCGACCCGGTGTCGTCGTGGCTCATGCCCAGCGCGATCGGAACCATCCCGACTACGCCGTGTGTGCCGAGAACCTCGAACTGTTGCGTCGTTCGACCGACGCCCGAGGCCGTCAGCTCGAGGTGATCGAGATCCCGGCCCCCACCCGAGGTCGGGTCGACGGCAGCTTCAACGATTGGTCCTACATCAATCACTACGTCTGCAACGGTGCGGTGATCCTCTGCTCGTTCGACGACCCCAACGACCAGCAGGCGGCGGCGATCCTGGCCGAGCAGTACCCGGGGCGCGAGATCGTGCTCGTTGACGCACGCTCGATCTTCGAGTGCGGAGGCGGCATCCACTGCATCACCCAACAGCAGCCCGCCACTCGCTGA
- a CDS encoding D-aminoacylase, with the protein MTPPDITLVLRGATVYDGTGAPPVLADVAIAGDRIVEVGQSVDGHGAPEVDLTGLCLSPGFIDTHTHDDFAVLLHPDMAFKVCGGVTTCIVGNCGMGAAPHRQATRVAQSFHPDAELPDWDGFRGYFELLESSPPSVNVAALMGHGTIRAAVMGRSDAEPTLDQLEEMQAILTEGLDAGCLGMSTGLIYEPGNHSTTDELVELATTVAEAGGIYTSHLRNEADLHAEAIDEAIEIGRRSGAPVVISHLKRTGRRNWGTAAHAIRQIEAANAEGLSVAADQYPYTAGSTVLSAIVGQGTLRDPDNSFGGVTGDDLVVASCPNAPAWEGRSIASIAEELGMDAADAADHVVATDLRTTIILHSMSEDDVQTILAADGIMIGSDGLPTLEGRPHPRLYGTFARVLGHYSRDLGVLGLAEAVHRMTGRSAEVFGLTDRGVIRPGAIADLVAFDASAIIDVGTFDDPQHVPEGIVGVWVAGRPVVADGVHTGDRPGRVLRRGGVATTETAAETAPAGSA; encoded by the coding sequence ATGACGCCACCCGATATCACCCTGGTGCTCCGGGGAGCCACGGTGTACGACGGCACCGGTGCACCACCGGTCCTCGCCGACGTCGCCATCGCCGGCGACCGAATCGTCGAGGTCGGCCAATCGGTCGACGGTCACGGAGCGCCCGAGGTCGACCTCACGGGGCTCTGCCTGTCACCCGGGTTCATCGACACCCACACCCACGATGACTTCGCCGTGCTGCTGCATCCCGACATGGCGTTCAAGGTGTGCGGCGGGGTCACCACCTGCATCGTCGGCAATTGCGGGATGGGTGCTGCTCCGCACCGACAGGCCACTCGGGTGGCGCAATCGTTCCATCCCGATGCCGAGCTGCCTGACTGGGACGGATTCCGCGGCTATTTCGAGCTGCTCGAGTCCTCGCCGCCGTCGGTCAATGTCGCGGCGCTGATGGGGCACGGCACCATCCGGGCGGCCGTCATGGGCCGCTCCGACGCCGAACCCACGCTCGATCAGTTGGAGGAGATGCAGGCGATCCTGACCGAAGGACTCGACGCCGGGTGCCTCGGGATGTCGACCGGGCTCATCTACGAACCGGGCAACCACTCGACCACCGACGAACTCGTCGAGCTGGCGACGACCGTGGCCGAGGCCGGCGGGATCTACACGAGCCATCTTCGCAACGAGGCCGACCTGCACGCCGAAGCGATCGACGAGGCGATCGAGATCGGCCGACGCAGCGGCGCACCGGTGGTGATCAGCCACCTGAAACGAACGGGCCGGCGCAACTGGGGTACGGCCGCACACGCCATCCGCCAGATCGAGGCGGCGAACGCCGAAGGCCTTTCCGTTGCCGCCGACCAGTACCCCTACACCGCAGGGAGCACCGTGCTGTCGGCCATCGTCGGTCAGGGCACCTTGCGTGATCCAGACAACTCCTTCGGCGGGGTGACCGGCGACGATCTCGTCGTTGCCAGTTGCCCCAACGCACCGGCGTGGGAAGGGCGGTCGATCGCCTCGATCGCCGAGGAACTCGGGATGGACGCCGCCGACGCCGCCGACCATGTCGTGGCCACCGACCTCCGCACCACCATCATCTTGCACTCGATGAGCGAGGACGACGTCCAGACCATCCTCGCCGCCGATGGGATCATGATCGGCTCCGACGGGCTGCCGACCCTCGAAGGCCGGCCACATCCCCGTCTCTACGGCACCTTCGCCCGCGTACTCGGGCACTACAGCCGCGATCTCGGCGTGCTCGGGCTGGCCGAGGCGGTCCACCGGATGACCGGTCGGTCTGCCGAAGTGTTCGGGCTCACCGACCGCGGCGTCATCCGACCTGGCGCCATCGCCGATCTGGTCGCCTTCGACGCCAGCGCCATCATCGACGTCGGCACCTTCGACGACCCCCAGCACGTGCCCGAAGGGATCGTCGGGGTCTGGGTGGCGGGCCGGCCAGTCGTCGCCGACGGTGTGCACACCGGCGACCGGCCGGGTCGCGTGCTGCGCCGCGGCGGCGTCGCGACAACCGAAACGGCCGCCGAGACCGCCCCCGCCGGCAGCGCCTGA
- a CDS encoding right-handed parallel beta-helix repeat-containing protein yields MGPTDDRKTRIAQLMARRDLWMLWVGVAMILLAGAVVLLTRGGDGGGEPVADATTSVPTTESTDDSSADTTTTSEAPREPVVYVSPDGSDTAAGQTADTAVASLEQAFAVAVPGDEIRLLPGTYPFTQLEGVGGTAEAPISVTAPDGGVVFDPQTVDTSDSLSMTSVQFIDFSGFTVRGGIHGTYIKASNNLTFTDMRWEDVGQEAVQINEGSTDMLFENCVIDRTGIRPGDLEGTPYSNYGEGFYLGADSGVDPVARVTIRNCEIANTTAEAIDVKPGAFDIVIEGNLVHDITTANSGAIVAGQVYLAVIPHFDANIIIRNNTIWNVTATSQFQDGNAINVNTPSLIYNNVMWNLEHRGILVESKFENRDATLVRIYNNTIFDAGLVPIEIRQGDNPADAQLVNNIGSTLDGNIAASADLFVDAAAGDFRLAEGSAAIDAGVEIAEFAEDRDGTPRPQGGGWDMGAYEADAALSPTTAAAPSTTTVPSTTTVPSTTATTPASTSSSTTSP; encoded by the coding sequence GTGGGACCAACAGACGATCGGAAGACCCGCATTGCGCAACTGATGGCGCGGCGAGACCTCTGGATGCTGTGGGTCGGTGTTGCCATGATCCTGCTCGCCGGGGCGGTGGTGCTGCTCACCCGAGGTGGCGACGGTGGTGGTGAGCCGGTCGCCGACGCCACCACGTCGGTGCCGACCACCGAGTCGACCGACGATTCGTCGGCCGACACCACGACGACCAGCGAGGCACCCCGCGAGCCCGTGGTGTACGTGTCGCCCGACGGAAGCGATACCGCTGCCGGCCAGACCGCCGACACGGCAGTGGCCTCACTCGAGCAGGCGTTCGCCGTTGCCGTTCCCGGTGACGAGATCCGATTGCTCCCCGGTACCTACCCGTTCACACAACTCGAAGGGGTCGGAGGCACGGCCGAGGCTCCGATCTCGGTCACGGCGCCCGACGGTGGTGTCGTCTTCGATCCCCAGACCGTCGACACCTCCGACTCGCTGTCGATGACCTCGGTGCAGTTCATCGACTTCTCCGGCTTCACCGTGCGAGGCGGGATCCACGGCACCTACATCAAGGCCTCCAACAACCTGACCTTCACCGACATGCGTTGGGAAGATGTCGGACAGGAGGCGGTCCAGATCAACGAGGGCAGCACCGACATGCTGTTCGAGAACTGCGTGATCGATCGGACCGGGATTCGACCCGGCGACCTCGAGGGCACGCCGTACTCGAACTACGGCGAGGGCTTCTACCTGGGCGCCGACAGCGGGGTCGATCCCGTTGCCCGGGTGACGATTCGCAACTGCGAGATCGCCAACACGACCGCCGAGGCCATCGACGTCAAGCCGGGAGCGTTCGACATCGTGATCGAGGGCAACCTGGTGCACGACATCACCACTGCCAACTCGGGCGCCATCGTGGCCGGTCAGGTCTACCTGGCCGTCATCCCGCACTTCGACGCCAACATCATCATCCGCAACAACACGATCTGGAACGTGACCGCCACCTCACAGTTCCAGGACGGCAATGCCATCAACGTCAACACTCCGTCGCTCATCTACAACAACGTGATGTGGAACCTGGAGCATCGCGGGATCCTCGTCGAGTCGAAGTTCGAGAACCGCGACGCCACGCTGGTCCGGATCTACAACAACACGATCTTCGATGCCGGGCTCGTCCCGATCGAGATCCGCCAGGGCGACAATCCCGCAGACGCCCAACTGGTGAACAACATCGGCTCGACCCTCGATGGCAACATCGCGGCCTCCGCCGATCTGTTCGTCGACGCCGCCGCCGGCGACTTCCGCCTGGCCGAGGGATCGGCGGCGATCGACGCCGGCGTCGAGATCGCAGAGTTCGCCGAGGATCGTGACGGAACCCCGCGCCCCCAGGGCGGCGGATGGGACATGGGTGCCTACGAAGCCGATGCTGCGCTGTCGCCGACCACGGCCGCCGCGCCGTCGACCACCACTGTGCCGTCGACCACCACTGTGCCGTCGACCACCGCCACGACGCCGGCGAGCACCTCGTCGTCGACAACGAGCCCCTGA
- a CDS encoding limonene-1,2-epoxide hydrolase family protein encodes MSAEQIVNDFIKAIEAQDVDAAVAMVAPNVSYENMPMNPIVGRDAVRQTLAGFLERATEVDWRIDNQWAVGSTVINERLDRFKIGEGWLELPVAGIFEVNTDGLITLWRDYFDLGSYMSQLTALTS; translated from the coding sequence ATGTCAGCTGAACAGATCGTCAACGACTTCATCAAGGCCATCGAGGCACAAGACGTCGACGCCGCCGTGGCCATGGTCGCTCCCAACGTGTCGTATGAGAACATGCCGATGAACCCGATCGTCGGCCGCGACGCCGTACGCCAGACCCTCGCCGGGTTCCTCGAACGTGCAACCGAGGTGGACTGGCGGATCGACAACCAATGGGCCGTTGGTTCGACTGTGATCAACGAGCGGCTCGACCGGTTCAAGATCGGCGAGGGCTGGCTCGAGCTGCCGGTCGCCGGCATCTTCGAGGTCAACACCGACGGACTCATCACCCTGTGGCGCGACTACTTCGACCTCGGCAGCTACATGAGCCAACTCACTGCGCTGACGAGCTGA
- the sigJ gene encoding RNA polymerase sigma factor SigJ yields MTSMGRAGGEPVCENDVGGASSDASTVDLTFEAARPRLVGRAYRLLGSFVDAEDVVQEAWLRWERADQAEIVNPDAWLNTVATRLALDQLRRRKRDEVDYVGPWLPTPWVEPLGDPSESAVVSDSLTSAFLVMLERLSPDERVAFLMADVFGETFADIAASMDRSPESCRQLASRARRKVRGASIERRDDARSALATAARFLEAIIVGDEQSALACLAPDACYISDGGAQRRAARQPVVGSDRIVRLFVNLAKRFEDGGVIEPAMVSGFPGFTITVGGELSSVTSAEVVDGAIVRILTVMNPEKLAAVRHRPVDGDGSAGSAGPSGYSASS; encoded by the coding sequence ATGACCAGCATGGGGCGAGCCGGTGGTGAGCCGGTGTGCGAGAACGACGTCGGCGGCGCGTCGTCTGACGCGTCGACCGTCGATCTCACCTTCGAAGCGGCTCGACCCCGGCTCGTCGGACGCGCGTATCGGCTGCTTGGTTCGTTCGTCGACGCCGAGGATGTGGTCCAAGAAGCCTGGCTGCGTTGGGAGCGAGCCGATCAGGCCGAGATCGTGAACCCCGATGCGTGGTTGAACACGGTGGCCACTCGACTGGCGCTCGATCAGCTTCGTCGCCGCAAGCGGGACGAGGTCGACTACGTGGGGCCGTGGTTGCCGACGCCGTGGGTCGAACCGCTGGGAGATCCGTCGGAATCGGCGGTGGTCTCGGATTCGCTGACGTCGGCCTTCCTCGTCATGCTCGAACGGCTGTCGCCCGATGAACGGGTCGCGTTCTTGATGGCCGACGTCTTCGGTGAGACCTTCGCCGACATCGCGGCGTCGATGGATCGATCGCCCGAATCGTGTCGTCAATTGGCGAGCCGAGCCCGGCGCAAGGTGAGAGGGGCGTCGATCGAGCGACGCGATGATGCCCGATCAGCCTTGGCCACTGCGGCCCGCTTTCTCGAGGCAATCATCGTTGGCGACGAACAATCCGCGCTTGCCTGTCTCGCCCCCGATGCGTGCTACATCAGCGATGGTGGCGCGCAGCGCCGAGCAGCGCGCCAGCCTGTCGTGGGGTCGGATCGCATCGTGCGTCTCTTCGTGAACCTGGCGAAGCGCTTCGAAGACGGCGGGGTGATCGAACCGGCAATGGTCAGCGGCTTTCCCGGCTTCACGATCACGGTGGGTGGGGAGCTGTCGTCGGTCACGAGCGCCGAGGTGGTCGACGGTGCGATCGTGCGGATCCTGACCGTCATGAATCCGGAGAAGCTTGCAGCCGTACGGCACCGTCCGGTCGACGGCGACGGGTCTGCCGGCTCGGCGGGTCCCAGCGGTTACTCGGCCAGCAGCTGA